From the genome of Catenulispora sp. MAP5-51, one region includes:
- a CDS encoding universal stress protein, with product MADNVARIERERDDRLTALVQAAQAKQPDVHAFHQLAIGSASALLVEASRRADLLVTGARRHGEGRHGMLIGPVTQTLLQHAECPVAVVPQ from the coding sequence ATCGCCGACAACGTCGCCCGCATCGAACGCGAACGCGACGACCGCCTCACCGCCCTCGTCCAAGCCGCCCAAGCCAAACAACCCGACGTCCACGCCTTCCACCAACTCGCCATCGGCTCGGCCTCCGCCCTGCTGGTCGAGGCATCCCGCCGAGCAGACCTGCTGGTCACCGGCGCACGCCGGCACGGCGAAGGACGCCACGGAATGCTCATCGGGCCGGTGACGCAAACGCTGTTGCAGCACGCCGAATGCCCCGTCGCGGTGGTGCCCCAGTGA
- a CDS encoding carbohydrate ABC transporter permease, with amino-acid sequence MADILVEPPSTPVEAAVNRPLRGGRSRRVRTSGGPFRLIGRPFVWAWAVFNVALLVWIALQSFRNGEESFSKPFGLPRSFNFDNYRSALDVGQLGSSFVNTVVIAGSATCVTISLASLAAYVLSRTRTRSASPLTTFFAMGMGIPAQAVILPMFVMMQSVTTWMNDNFGWWDDRLSLFLVYVATSLPFAVFLLTAFFRSLPSELEEAAALDGCPPLRVFFKVMLPLAKPGIITAFILTLMGLWNETLLALTFITDNAQYTLPQALLGLYGTMQYTSNWGGLFAGVVIVVLPIVILYVFLGRRIVEGMTLGAGK; translated from the coding sequence ATGGCCGATATCCTCGTCGAACCACCCTCGACGCCTGTTGAGGCGGCTGTCAACAGGCCCCTGCGCGGGGGCCGATCCCGGCGGGTCCGGACGTCCGGCGGACCGTTCCGCCTGATCGGCCGCCCCTTCGTCTGGGCCTGGGCCGTCTTCAACGTGGCGCTGCTGGTCTGGATCGCGCTGCAGTCGTTCCGCAACGGCGAGGAGAGCTTCAGCAAGCCGTTCGGTCTGCCCCGATCCTTCAACTTCGACAACTACAGGTCCGCGCTGGATGTCGGACAGCTCGGTTCCAGCTTCGTGAACACCGTGGTGATCGCGGGTTCGGCCACGTGCGTGACGATCAGTCTCGCGTCGCTGGCCGCCTATGTCCTGAGCCGCACCCGGACCCGCTCGGCCAGTCCGCTGACCACCTTCTTCGCGATGGGCATGGGCATCCCCGCGCAGGCGGTCATCCTCCCGATGTTCGTCATGATGCAGAGCGTCACCACCTGGATGAACGACAACTTCGGCTGGTGGGACGACCGGCTGAGCCTGTTCCTCGTCTATGTGGCCACGTCTCTGCCGTTCGCGGTGTTCCTGCTGACGGCGTTCTTCCGCTCGCTGCCCAGCGAGCTGGAGGAGGCCGCGGCGCTGGACGGCTGCCCACCGCTGCGCGTGTTCTTCAAGGTGATGCTGCCCCTGGCCAAACCCGGCATCATCACGGCGTTCATCTTGACCCTGATGGGCCTGTGGAACGAGACCTTGCTCGCCCTGACGTTCATCACCGACAACGCCCAGTACACGCTGCCCCAGGCGCTGCTCGGGCTCTACGGGACCATGCAGTACACCTCGAACTGGGGCGGCCTGTTCGCCGGTGTGGTCATCGTGGTGCTTCCCATCGTCATCCTGTACGTGTTCCTCGGGCGCCGCATCGTCGAGGGCATGACCCTCGGCGCTGGGAAGTAG
- a CDS encoding cation:proton antiporter, producing the protein MSLAVLALVLAVGLVGPLLAAVRHGAVPVAVGEILAGVVVGRTGFGWVDPSEPVLVFLSQAGFALIMLVAGSHVPVRSARLRPALGRGAVLAAFTGALAVPAGLGVAALAGTGHGCMYAVLLASSSAALVLPVVQDAGLSSTPALVMVAQVAVADTAAIVLLPLAEQPSRAGHAAVGVLAVAGASLAVFLIVRQARRRGWQRRLHRLSRRRNLGLELREQLIIVFGLAGLAEAVGVSVMLAGFAAGLILAAQGEPRRLARQLFAVADGFLGPVFFVWLGASLQLDDLVRHPRLIGLAGALAAATLAVHAAARLLGQPLPLAVLAGAQLGVPVAAVTIGERAGLLKPGEGAAILAAAVVGLAVTAWAAAIAGHDAARRKESAPAG; encoded by the coding sequence GTGAGCCTGGCCGTGCTCGCGCTGGTGCTGGCCGTCGGTCTGGTCGGCCCGCTGTTGGCCGCCGTGCGCCACGGAGCCGTCCCGGTCGCCGTCGGCGAGATCCTGGCCGGGGTGGTCGTCGGCCGCACGGGGTTCGGGTGGGTGGATCCGAGCGAGCCGGTGCTGGTGTTCCTGTCGCAGGCCGGGTTCGCCCTGATCATGCTGGTCGCGGGCAGTCACGTTCCGGTCAGGTCGGCTCGGCTGCGCCCGGCGCTGGGGCGCGGCGCGGTCCTGGCGGCCTTCACCGGGGCGCTGGCGGTCCCGGCGGGGCTGGGCGTGGCCGCGCTGGCCGGGACGGGACACGGCTGTATGTACGCGGTGCTGCTCGCGTCGAGCTCGGCCGCGCTGGTGCTGCCGGTGGTCCAGGACGCCGGGCTGTCCTCGACACCGGCGCTGGTGATGGTCGCCCAGGTCGCGGTGGCGGACACCGCGGCGATCGTGCTGCTGCCGCTGGCCGAGCAGCCGTCCCGGGCCGGGCACGCCGCCGTCGGGGTGCTGGCGGTGGCCGGTGCGAGCCTGGCGGTGTTCCTGATCGTGCGCCAGGCCCGCAGGCGGGGCTGGCAGCGCCGGTTGCACCGGTTGAGCCGGCGCCGGAATCTCGGGCTGGAGCTGCGCGAGCAGCTGATCATCGTGTTCGGTCTGGCCGGGCTGGCCGAAGCGGTCGGCGTGTCGGTCATGCTCGCGGGGTTCGCGGCCGGTCTGATCCTGGCGGCTCAGGGCGAGCCGCGCCGCCTGGCCCGCCAGCTGTTCGCGGTCGCCGACGGGTTCCTCGGACCGGTGTTCTTCGTCTGGCTGGGTGCCTCGCTGCAGCTCGACGACCTCGTCCGGCACCCTCGCCTGATCGGTCTGGCCGGGGCCCTGGCGGCAGCCACGCTCGCGGTGCACGCCGCGGCCCGGCTGCTGGGCCAGCCGCTGCCGCTGGCGGTTCTGGCCGGAGCACAGCTGGGAGTGCCGGTGGCGGCGGTCACCATCGGTGAGCGCGCGGGGCTGCTGAAGCCCGGTGAGGGCGCGGCGATCCTGGCCGCGGCGGTGGTCGGTCTCGCGGTGACGGCCTGGGCCGCGGCGATCGCCGGGCATGACGCCGCGCGGCGCAAGGAGTCCGCCCCCGCGGGCTGA
- a CDS encoding Gfo/Idh/MocA family protein — translation MGSNTGGHGTSLAVIGAGVRGLGYARRAVAQGARVVAVAEPRRDTRSAFAAEFGIAPDLAFADPADLLAAGRLADGAVIASPDSCHADQAVAAAERGYAILLEKPMALREDDCLRIIEAVERAGVVFAVGHVLRYTPYTRALKALLDSGRIGRIISVEHLEPVGWWHQAHSFVRGNWRRADESGPMLLTKSCHDIDWLMHIMGEVPARTASFGSLSHFKASDKPSGATDRCVTCPVEQSCAYSAKRIYLRCVGDPVREYWPLSMVSADVTEAGILKALEDSPYGRCVYSCDNDVVDHQVVSMEFPSGATASFTMTAFTPLTHRRTRIFGTRGFLEGDGDRLSLHDFVSDLVEEHLITSAGASAADGHGGGDDALVAAFLSAAAGGDGSVLISDARTSLAGHQVVWAAEHARRTGTVVTIRKTVQPAK, via the coding sequence ATGGGGTCGAACACAGGCGGGCACGGCACCAGTTTGGCGGTAATCGGCGCCGGCGTGCGCGGTCTGGGCTATGCGCGCCGGGCCGTCGCCCAGGGCGCGCGGGTCGTCGCGGTCGCCGAACCGCGGCGCGACACGCGGTCGGCCTTCGCCGCGGAGTTCGGTATCGCCCCGGACCTGGCGTTCGCCGACCCGGCCGACCTGCTGGCCGCGGGCCGGCTCGCGGACGGGGCCGTCATCGCCTCGCCGGACTCCTGCCACGCCGACCAGGCCGTCGCGGCCGCCGAACGCGGCTATGCGATCTTGCTGGAGAAGCCGATGGCGCTGCGCGAGGACGACTGCCTGCGGATCATCGAGGCGGTGGAGCGCGCGGGGGTGGTCTTCGCCGTCGGCCACGTGCTGCGCTACACCCCCTACACCCGCGCGCTCAAAGCCCTGCTGGATTCCGGGCGCATCGGCCGGATCATCAGCGTCGAGCACTTGGAGCCTGTCGGGTGGTGGCACCAGGCGCATTCCTTCGTGCGCGGCAATTGGCGGCGTGCGGACGAGTCCGGCCCGATGCTGCTCACCAAGTCCTGCCACGACATCGACTGGCTGATGCACATCATGGGCGAGGTCCCTGCGCGGACGGCGTCTTTCGGCTCGCTGAGCCACTTCAAAGCCTCCGACAAGCCGTCCGGGGCCACCGACCGGTGCGTCACCTGCCCGGTCGAGCAATCCTGCGCCTACTCGGCGAAGCGGATCTACCTTCGCTGCGTCGGCGACCCGGTCCGGGAGTACTGGCCGCTGTCCATGGTCAGCGCCGACGTCACCGAGGCGGGGATCCTGAAGGCGCTGGAAGACAGCCCCTACGGCCGATGCGTCTACTCCTGCGACAACGACGTGGTCGACCACCAGGTCGTCAGCATGGAGTTCCCGAGCGGCGCGACCGCGTCGTTCACCATGACCGCGTTCACCCCGCTCACGCACCGCAGGACCCGGATCTTCGGGACGCGCGGCTTCCTCGAGGGCGACGGCGACCGCCTGTCCCTGCACGACTTCGTCAGCGACCTGGTCGAGGAGCACCTCATCACCAGCGCGGGGGCTTCCGCCGCGGACGGCCACGGCGGCGGCGACGACGCCCTGGTCGCCGCGTTTCTGAGCGCCGCCGCCGGAGGCGACGGCAGCGTTCTGATCTCTGATGCCCGCACCAGCCTGGCCGGACACCAGGTGGTCTGGGCCGCCGAACACGCCCGGCGCACCGGAACGGTGGTGACCATCCGTAAAACCGTCCAGCCCGCCAAGTAG
- a CDS encoding ROK family protein: MTESFPNAARDQTLLRRVNELSVLAALRGGGPRPLREVADATGLSWRSTQVVVETLDANGWLAEAEAETAGEKRLGRPARRYRFRAEAGHVVGLDVGRNWIQVLVADLDAAIVASRRTEVSPGDSSLSRLAAAERVVQEALADAGITPDDVWAATLGATGVVAPDGTVTASDLPGWTGLKPAALLAAVLPCPVAVENDCNLAVLAERWRGHRAETMIYVLAGTRLGSGLVIGGQLHRGTAGAAGEIGELRELGWYDAAERLIAAAAGDADAGVDVAADADVDAAAKQVFDAARDGDASALAAVDQFASDVARGITLMTLTIDPELVVLGGGFTHASDLLLPRLEAKLAGTCRLHTPRLAASDLGDDAVALGAVRRALDAVDERMTSLDSSTALVPAAIRQPADRSA; encoded by the coding sequence GTGACCGAATCGTTTCCCAACGCCGCCCGCGACCAGACGCTGCTGCGCCGGGTCAACGAGCTGTCGGTGCTGGCCGCACTGCGCGGCGGCGGGCCGCGTCCGCTGCGGGAGGTCGCCGACGCGACGGGCCTGTCGTGGCGCTCCACCCAGGTGGTCGTCGAAACGCTGGACGCCAACGGCTGGCTCGCTGAGGCCGAGGCGGAGACCGCCGGCGAGAAGCGGCTGGGACGTCCGGCACGCCGGTATCGGTTCCGCGCCGAGGCCGGGCACGTGGTCGGACTCGACGTGGGCCGAAACTGGATCCAAGTCCTGGTGGCGGACCTGGACGCGGCGATCGTCGCCAGTCGTCGCACCGAGGTCTCGCCCGGCGACTCCTCGCTCAGCCGGCTCGCCGCCGCGGAACGAGTCGTGCAAGAGGCGCTGGCCGACGCCGGCATCACACCGGACGACGTATGGGCGGCGACCCTCGGAGCCACCGGCGTCGTCGCTCCGGACGGCACCGTCACCGCCTCCGACCTGCCGGGATGGACCGGTCTGAAGCCCGCGGCCCTGCTCGCCGCGGTGCTGCCATGCCCGGTGGCGGTGGAAAACGACTGCAACCTGGCCGTACTGGCCGAGCGGTGGCGGGGGCACCGCGCCGAGACCATGATCTACGTGCTCGCCGGCACGCGACTGGGGTCCGGGCTGGTCATCGGTGGGCAGCTGCACCGCGGGACGGCCGGCGCCGCCGGGGAGATCGGGGAGCTACGCGAACTGGGATGGTACGACGCCGCCGAGCGGCTGATCGCGGCCGCGGCCGGTGACGCCGACGCCGGCGTAGACGTCGCAGCCGACGCCGACGTCGACGCCGCAGCCAAGCAGGTGTTCGACGCCGCCCGCGACGGGGACGCCTCGGCGCTCGCGGCCGTGGACCAGTTCGCCTCCGACGTCGCGCGGGGCATCACGCTCATGACGCTGACCATCGACCCCGAACTGGTGGTGCTCGGCGGCGGCTTCACTCATGCCTCCGACCTGCTACTGCCGCGACTGGAGGCGAAGCTGGCCGGAACGTGCCGGCTGCACACGCCACGGCTGGCAGCCTCCGACCTGGGCGACGACGCGGTCGCCCTCGGCGCGGTGCGCCGCGCGCTGGATGCCGTGGACGAGCGGATGACCTCGCTGGACAGCTCGACGGCCCTGGTGCCCGCCGCGATCCGGCAGCCTGCCGACCGCAGCGCATAG
- a CDS encoding carbohydrate ABC transporter permease: MTMTIEDRRRARRRPRPARRAQDKKRQRVYWSFLTPALLVYVSLFIAPAFVSVYASFTKWRGSGDNMHYTGLANYRRLWRDTEFHTAFFNTLEVVVYCGVAIFVLAFVLTMLIREMRARKTLRSLLFFPYVVSPLVVGIALGMLLAPDGALNAILRDVGLNSLTGEWLNPDVIFKTILVSIVWVTTGFYVLLLMAGVDRIPAYFYEDSELAGANAVQKFWHVTLPLTWDVVTVAAVLWVINSVRIFEFIYAFVGTASSPPISARTLTVEQFLTTTGGNPPAYEMGYGCAMGVVMVVLIGVLVVLMRRVMRRDVVEF, from the coding sequence ATGACGATGACGATCGAGGACCGGCGGCGTGCGCGCCGCCGGCCCCGGCCGGCACGCCGGGCGCAGGACAAGAAGCGGCAACGGGTCTACTGGTCCTTCCTGACCCCAGCGCTGCTGGTGTACGTGTCGTTGTTCATCGCGCCGGCGTTTGTCAGCGTCTACGCCAGCTTCACCAAGTGGCGCGGTTCCGGGGACAACATGCACTACACGGGACTCGCGAACTACCGGCGGTTGTGGCGGGACACCGAGTTCCACACCGCGTTCTTCAATACCCTGGAAGTCGTCGTGTACTGCGGCGTCGCAATCTTCGTGCTCGCCTTCGTCCTCACGATGCTGATCCGCGAGATGCGGGCCCGCAAGACACTGCGCTCCCTGCTGTTCTTCCCCTACGTCGTCTCGCCGCTCGTCGTGGGCATCGCCCTCGGCATGCTCCTCGCCCCCGACGGCGCGCTGAACGCGATCCTGCGAGACGTCGGGCTGAACAGCCTGACGGGCGAATGGCTCAACCCGGACGTCATCTTCAAGACCATCTTGGTCTCGATCGTCTGGGTGACCACCGGCTTCTACGTGCTGCTGTTGATGGCCGGCGTGGACCGCATCCCAGCCTACTTCTACGAGGACAGCGAGCTCGCCGGCGCCAACGCGGTCCAGAAGTTCTGGCACGTCACACTTCCGCTGACCTGGGACGTGGTCACCGTTGCGGCGGTCCTGTGGGTGATCAACTCGGTCCGGATCTTCGAGTTCATCTACGCCTTCGTGGGCACCGCCTCCAGCCCGCCGATCAGCGCCCGAACGCTCACGGTGGAGCAGTTCCTGACCACGACCGGCGGAAACCCGCCGGCCTACGAGATGGGCTACGGCTGCGCGATGGGCGTCGTCATGGTCGTCCTCATCGGCGTCCTGGTCGTCCTGATGCGCCGCGTCATGCGCCGCGACGTCGTCGAGTTCTGA
- a CDS encoding universal stress protein, with protein MKHTIIVGYDQSPSGDRALAQAGREAAWRDAAVTVVTGYHAVAVVSPMGYMPVDYQSTVKDIAGKIAGDGVQWLRNRYPGMPVDSAVIAGPTADALAEASRDADLLVLGNRGRGGFSGLLLGSVSMRTLTLASCPTMIVRGKPREPADSIVLALDIEDAADEVVEFAFAQAALRGARLRAVNVWDLDWDGSADQDSTDQDSADDLDTAKAQAVTDIRKTMETRLNPWQTKYPAVRLAVEVADGTPSSVLTDLTEDADLIVVGAHRRGDGHLGMRPGPIAHTLLHHADCPVAVVPR; from the coding sequence ATGAAGCACACCATCATCGTCGGCTACGACCAGAGCCCGTCCGGCGACCGCGCCCTGGCCCAGGCCGGACGCGAAGCCGCCTGGCGCGACGCGGCGGTCACCGTGGTCACCGGCTACCATGCGGTCGCCGTCGTGTCGCCGATGGGCTACATGCCGGTGGACTACCAGAGCACGGTCAAGGACATCGCCGGCAAGATCGCCGGCGACGGCGTGCAGTGGCTGCGGAACCGCTACCCCGGGATGCCGGTGGACTCGGCGGTCATCGCCGGCCCCACCGCCGACGCCTTGGCCGAGGCGTCCCGGGACGCGGACCTGCTGGTGCTCGGCAACCGAGGCCGCGGCGGCTTCTCCGGCCTGCTGCTCGGCTCGGTGTCGATGCGCACGCTGACGCTGGCCTCGTGCCCGACGATGATCGTGCGCGGCAAGCCCCGGGAACCGGCCGACTCGATCGTGCTGGCGCTCGACATCGAGGACGCCGCCGACGAGGTCGTGGAGTTCGCCTTCGCCCAGGCCGCGCTGCGCGGTGCCCGGCTGCGAGCGGTCAACGTCTGGGACCTGGACTGGGACGGCTCCGCCGATCAGGACTCCACCGATCAGGACTCCGCCGACGACCTCGACACCGCCAAGGCCCAGGCCGTCACCGACATCCGCAAGACGATGGAGACCCGGCTGAACCCCTGGCAGACGAAGTACCCCGCCGTCCGCCTCGCCGTCGAGGTCGCGGACGGCACCCCGAGCTCGGTGCTGACCGACCTCACCGAGGACGCCGACCTGATCGTCGTCGGCGCCCACCGCCGCGGCGACGGCCACCTCGGCATGCGGCCCGGGCCGATCGCGCACACCTTGCTGCACCACGCCGATTGCCCGGTGGCGGTCGTCCCGCGGTGA
- a CDS encoding ABC transporter substrate-binding protein, which yields MSKHRQFHRRTAAAALATAMALTGLTACASGKSSESASTGSGQTLTYWSMWKQGEDQQKVLQASIDAFTAKTGIKVDVQWSGRQVLTQVMPRLSAGTVPDLVDGGGADLTGQLAPVDGALGLNDVYASSPSGETRKISDIVPASLVARTVTKDGQPLVVPYEILGVTNWFNELRDPDLVADPPKTWTDFVAVLDKLKAKGRTPISIEGDQADYEAYWYIYSLVRHGGVGLLDKAALDKTGAAFDDPAFLAAASDIDQLIKGGYIPADFTSTKYPVQQTGWADGTNKTDFLLMGTWAPSETGDALTKAGKDLASTIKYRSMPFPTVDGGKGNTAVEVNTIGFAIPKRAKNADAAKKFIEFFMAKDQIGGISSVAKNLTPRTDVAPPAELADFAKEYAAAGTTFLDKDGIGLDAPKWVSSVWQPLMLDFFNGKYDAAGFVAALKSKSVAYYQSIG from the coding sequence ATGAGCAAGCACCGCCAGTTCCACCGTCGCACAGCAGCGGCTGCTCTGGCCACGGCGATGGCCCTCACCGGCCTCACCGCGTGCGCCAGCGGCAAGAGCTCCGAAAGTGCCTCGACAGGCAGCGGTCAGACGCTGACCTACTGGTCGATGTGGAAACAGGGCGAAGACCAGCAGAAGGTACTGCAGGCCTCGATCGACGCGTTCACCGCGAAGACCGGCATCAAGGTCGACGTCCAGTGGTCCGGCCGCCAGGTGCTCACCCAGGTCATGCCCCGGCTGTCGGCCGGCACCGTGCCGGACCTGGTCGACGGCGGCGGTGCGGACCTGACGGGCCAGCTCGCCCCGGTCGACGGCGCACTGGGCCTGAACGACGTCTACGCCTCGTCCCCCTCCGGCGAGACGCGGAAGATATCGGACATCGTTCCGGCAAGCCTGGTGGCGAGAACCGTGACCAAGGACGGTCAGCCGCTCGTCGTGCCGTATGAGATCCTCGGCGTCACGAACTGGTTCAACGAGCTGCGCGACCCCGATCTGGTGGCCGACCCGCCGAAGACCTGGACGGATTTCGTCGCCGTCCTGGACAAGCTGAAGGCCAAGGGCCGGACCCCCATCTCCATCGAGGGCGACCAGGCCGACTACGAGGCCTACTGGTACATCTACAGCCTGGTGCGCCATGGCGGCGTCGGGCTGCTGGACAAGGCCGCTCTGGACAAGACCGGCGCGGCGTTCGACGACCCGGCGTTCCTGGCCGCCGCCTCCGATATCGACCAGCTCATCAAGGGCGGCTACATTCCGGCGGACTTCACCAGCACCAAGTACCCGGTGCAGCAGACCGGTTGGGCCGACGGCACCAACAAGACCGACTTCCTGTTGATGGGCACGTGGGCGCCGAGCGAGACCGGCGACGCACTGACCAAAGCCGGCAAAGACCTGGCTTCGACCATCAAATACCGCTCGATGCCGTTCCCCACGGTCGACGGCGGCAAGGGCAACACCGCGGTGGAAGTGAACACCATCGGCTTCGCGATTCCGAAGAGGGCGAAGAACGCCGACGCGGCCAAGAAGTTCATCGAGTTCTTCATGGCCAAGGACCAGATCGGCGGGATCAGCTCCGTCGCGAAGAACCTGACGCCGCGCACTGACGTCGCGCCTCCGGCCGAGCTCGCGGACTTCGCCAAGGAGTATGCGGCGGCCGGGACCACGTTCCTGGACAAGGACGGCATCGGCCTGGACGCGCCGAAGTGGGTGAGCTCGGTATGGCAGCCGCTGATGCTGGACTTCTTCAACGGCAAGTACGACGCCGCGGGGTTCGTCGCGGCCCTGAAGTCCAAGTCGGTCGCGTACTACCAGAGCATCGGCTGA
- a CDS encoding GNAT family N-acetyltransferase — MDVDVMTGTVPTAQPPALAEEAVHALLTDGTTVSLRPTTPKDLDGLNAMFSALSPQSLRMRFFASGAAAGRSAAQRLCEPHPDRIALVVVAHHGQDEEIIGEGEAWRLRPDADAAEVGFTVAEGHRGLGISTLLLEHLAGAARAAGIRTFVAETLSENLAMKRVIASAGLHHSATFEHGGTVFHEIDLTEDDAYLEVVADREFAASAASLEPLFRPRAVAVVGVGRNPGGVGRAILEHLLAAEFDRPLFAVNPNADQIAGVPCARSIDLLPDRIDLAILAVPADGLVEAAIACGRHGIRALTAVTSSVPASVRTTLKAVCRRYGMRLVGPNGLGIASFGTDISMDATFGPHTPLGGTAGIGVQSGGVGIAILDHLSRLGIGAGSFASLGDKADVSGNDLLAWWSADPATELVLLHLESFGNPRKFARYARRVARSKPVLAVAAGRSAAGSRAAASHTAAAVTPGVTREALYRQAGVVATRSVAELIEAAALLRTGRLPTGRRVAVVSNAGGTGVLAADSCAEAGLTVPEFSAELRQRLSTQLGPAAACANPVDAGAGASGEALRGAVEIVALSGEVDAVLLLLVPTALAELPPTLAVDAQTGPVPVVAVLVDQAAGVETVMGADGRFMPCYGDAETAVRALSHACDYAEWLRRPGGEAPRLPDARSQDAARLISLFLAAHPEGGWLPPDRAADLLACYGIRCARLVLATDEQTALTAADVWDGPVALKAYWPELVHKSDVGGVLLGLSGPDEVRAGWRRLHDKFGDRLAGVVVQEMAPDGVELLAGVDSDAVFGPLVAFGIGGTVTDLAADRAYRLAPLTGADADELVHATRAARMLAGYRGRPGGDIGQVRDVLSRLALLAAEQTCVAEAEINPLIATPDGVTAADFRIRVEPRTPTDPYLRRLR; from the coding sequence ATGGACGTGGACGTCATGACCGGGACGGTACCCACGGCCCAGCCGCCAGCCCTGGCGGAGGAGGCCGTCCACGCGTTGCTCACCGACGGCACCACGGTGTCGCTGCGTCCTACGACGCCGAAGGATCTCGACGGCTTGAACGCGATGTTCTCCGCGCTGTCCCCGCAGAGCCTGCGCATGCGGTTCTTCGCCTCCGGCGCCGCCGCCGGACGCAGCGCCGCGCAGCGGCTGTGCGAGCCGCATCCGGACCGGATCGCGCTGGTGGTGGTGGCGCACCACGGCCAGGACGAGGAGATCATCGGCGAGGGCGAGGCCTGGCGGCTGCGCCCGGACGCCGACGCCGCCGAGGTCGGCTTCACCGTCGCCGAGGGCCACCGCGGCCTGGGCATCAGCACCCTGCTGCTGGAACACCTCGCCGGCGCCGCGCGCGCCGCCGGGATCCGGACCTTCGTGGCCGAGACGTTGTCGGAGAACCTGGCAATGAAGCGGGTCATCGCCTCGGCCGGACTGCACCACAGCGCGACCTTCGAGCACGGCGGCACCGTCTTCCACGAGATCGATCTCACCGAGGACGACGCGTATCTGGAGGTCGTCGCCGATCGCGAGTTCGCGGCCAGCGCCGCGTCGCTGGAACCGCTGTTCCGGCCGCGCGCGGTGGCCGTGGTCGGTGTCGGACGCAACCCGGGCGGAGTCGGGCGCGCGATCCTGGAGCACCTGCTGGCCGCCGAATTCGACCGGCCGCTGTTCGCGGTGAACCCGAACGCCGACCAGATCGCCGGCGTGCCCTGCGCACGCTCGATCGACCTGCTCCCGGACCGGATCGACCTGGCGATCCTGGCCGTTCCGGCGGACGGCCTGGTCGAGGCGGCGATCGCGTGCGGCCGCCACGGGATCAGGGCCCTGACCGCGGTCACCTCCTCGGTGCCGGCCTCGGTGCGCACCACGCTGAAGGCGGTCTGCCGCCGCTACGGCATGCGGCTGGTGGGCCCGAACGGCCTGGGCATCGCCTCCTTCGGCACGGACATCTCGATGGACGCCACCTTCGGGCCGCACACCCCGCTGGGCGGCACGGCCGGCATCGGGGTGCAGTCCGGCGGCGTGGGCATCGCGATCCTGGATCACCTGTCCCGGTTGGGAATCGGCGCCGGCTCCTTCGCCTCGCTCGGCGACAAGGCCGACGTCTCCGGCAACGACCTGCTCGCCTGGTGGTCGGCCGACCCGGCCACCGAGTTGGTGCTGCTGCACCTGGAGTCCTTCGGCAACCCCCGCAAGTTCGCCCGCTACGCCCGCCGCGTGGCACGGTCCAAGCCGGTGCTGGCCGTCGCGGCCGGACGCTCCGCAGCCGGTTCCCGAGCCGCGGCGTCCCATACCGCCGCGGCCGTCACCCCCGGCGTCACGCGCGAGGCGCTGTACCGGCAGGCCGGTGTGGTCGCGACGCGCTCGGTCGCCGAGCTGATCGAGGCCGCCGCGTTGCTGCGGACCGGCCGGCTGCCGACCGGGCGCCGGGTCGCGGTGGTGTCCAACGCCGGCGGCACCGGGGTACTGGCGGCGGATTCCTGTGCCGAGGCCGGGCTCACCGTTCCCGAGTTCAGCGCGGAATTGCGCCAACGTCTCAGCACCCAGTTGGGTCCAGCCGCTGCTTGTGCCAATCCGGTCGACGCCGGGGCCGGTGCCTCCGGGGAGGCGCTGCGCGGTGCGGTGGAGATCGTCGCGTTGTCCGGCGAGGTCGATGCGGTTCTCCTGCTTCTCGTACCGACCGCACTAGCGGAGCTGCCGCCGACGCTCGCGGTGGACGCCCAGACCGGTCCGGTGCCGGTGGTCGCGGTCCTGGTGGACCAAGCCGCCGGGGTCGAGACCGTGATGGGCGCCGACGGACGGTTCATGCCGTGCTACGGCGACGCCGAGACCGCTGTCCGGGCCCTGAGCCACGCGTGCGACTACGCGGAATGGCTGCGCCGACCGGGTGGTGAGGCTCCGCGGCTGCCGGATGCCCGCTCGCAGGACGCCGCACGTCTGATCTCGCTGTTCCTGGCCGCGCATCCCGAAGGCGGCTGGCTGCCGCCGGACCGGGCCGCCGATCTGCTGGCCTGCTATGGCATCCGCTGCGCGCGCCTGGTGCTGGCCACCGACGAACAGACCGCTCTCACCGCGGCGGACGTGTGGGACGGCCCGGTCGCGCTGAAGGCGTACTGGCCCGAGCTGGTCCACAAGAGCGACGTCGGCGGCGTGCTGCTGGGCCTGTCCGGTCCCGACGAGGTCCGTGCCGGCTGGCGCCGGCTGCACGACAAGTTCGGCGACCGCCTCGCCGGGGTGGTGGTGCAGGAGATGGCGCCCGACGGTGTGGAGCTGCTGGCCGGCGTCGACAGCGACGCGGTCTTCGGCCCGCTGGTGGCCTTCGGCATCGGCGGCACCGTCACCGACCTGGCCGCCGACCGCGCCTACCGGCTGGCGCCGCTGACCGGCGCGGACGCCGACGAGCTCGTACACGCCACGCGGGCCGCGCGCATGCTGGCCGGCTATCGCGGACGGCCCGGCGGCGACATCGGCCAGGTCCGCGACGTCCTGTCCCGGCTGGCGCTGCTGGCGGCCGAGCAGACCTGCGTCGCCGAGGCCGAGATCAACCCCCTGATCGCCACCCCGGACGGCGTCACAGCGGCGGACTTCCGCATCCGGGTGGAGCCCCGTACCCCCACCGACCCCTACCTGCGCCGCCTTCGCTGA